The proteins below are encoded in one region of Apium graveolens cultivar Ventura chromosome 4, ASM990537v1, whole genome shotgun sequence:
- the LOC141720799 gene encoding zinc transporter 11-like, which produces MSPSHLFYTTLLLSLLVISATAHGGADEDHDESTPPVDLRNKSLILVKIWCLILVFIGTFIGGISPYFMKWNESFLVLGTQFAGGVFLGTALMHFLSDANETFEDLSDKAYPFAFMLACAGYLFTMLADSVISYVYGKQNKTTNDVELQGDQIAKLDGAENVSPSQVRGHCSTNHFVNAPSTTASSVGDSILLIFALCFHSVFEGIAIGVAETKADAWKALWTISLHKIFAAIAMGIALLRMIPDRPLLSCAAYAFAFAISTPVGVGIGIVIDATTQGAVADWIFAISMSLACGVFIYVSINHLLTKGYTPLKSVKVNTPHHKFLAVTFGVGVIAVVMIWDT; this is translated from the exons ATGTCTCCATCTCACCTATTCTACACAACCCTTCTCCTCTCTCTCCTCGTCATCTCCGCCACCGCACACGGCGGCGCCGATGAAGATCACGACGAGTCAACACCCCCAGTTGATTTACGAAACAAATCATTGATTCTGGTGAAAATATGGTGTTTGATACTTGTATTTATCGGGACATTTATAGGTGGCATATCGCCTTATTTTATGAAATGGAATGAGTCTTTTTTGGTTTTGGGGACTCAGTTTGCTGGTGGGGTGTTTTTAGGGACGGCTCTTATGCATTTCTTGAGTGATGCTAATGAGACTTTTGAGGATTTGAGTGACAAGGCTTATCCGTTTGCGTTTATGTTGGCTTGTGCTGGCTACTTGTTTACTATGCTTGCTGATTCTGTTATTTCTTATGTTTATGGCAAGCAGAACAAGACTACTAATGATGTTGAGCTTCAAG GTGATCAGATTGCAAAACTAGATGGCGCTGAAAATGTGTCACCATCGCAAGTTCGG GGTCATTGTTCAACCAACCACTTTGTGAATGCCCCATCGACAACTGCTTCTTCTGTTGGAGATAGCATCTTATTGATTTTTGCCTTATGCTTCCACTCTGTTTTTGAGGGAATTGCAATTGGAGTTGCAGAGACTAAAGCTGATGCGTGGAAAGCCCTCTGGACAATATCATTGCACAAGATATTTGCAGCCATTGCGATGGGAATAGCGCTTCTTAGGATGATTCCTGACCGCCCCCTATTATCATGTGCTGCATATGCTTTTGCTTTTGCCATTTCAACTCCAGTTGGTGTTGGCATTGGAATAGTAATAGATGCCACCACTCAGGGTGCTGTGGCAGATTGGATCTTTGCAATATCAATGAGTTTAGCTTGTGGGGTGTTCATCTATGTATCTATAAATCATCTGCTGACGAAAGGTTACACCCCCCTGAAGTCAGTAAAGGTCAATACTCCACATCACAAATTCTTGGCAGTTACGTTCGGTGTTGGAGTGATTGCTGTAGTGATGATATGGGATACCTAG
- the LOC141720800 gene encoding zinc transporter 11-like, with translation MSSSNLLYISLLLCLLLVSASAHGGGHDEDDHDSEPVDLQNKSLILVKIWCLILVFIGTFIGGISPYFMKWNESFLVLGTQFAAGVFLSTAIMHFLSDANETFEDLSDKAYPFAFMLACAGYLFTMLADSVISYVYGKQKTTSVSANDVELQGDQGENRDDTKIAVPHQGHRGSDNHFVNAPAASASSVGDSILLIFALCFHSVFEGIAIGVAETKADAWKALWTISLHKIFAAIAMGIALLRMIPDRPLLSCAAYAFAFAISTPVGVGIGIVIDATTQGAVADWIFAISMSLACGVFIYVSINHLLTKGYTPLKSVKVDTPHYRFLAVTLGVGVIAVVMIWDT, from the exons ATGTCTTCATCTAACCTGTTATACATAAGTCTCCTCCTCTGTCTCCTCTTGGTCTCCGCCTCCGCTCACGGCGGAGGCCATGACGAAGATGATCATGATTCAGAACCAGTTGATTTGCAAAACAAGTCATTGATTCTGGTGAAGATATGGTGTTTGATACTTGTGTTTATTGGGACATTTATAGGTGGAATATCACCTTATTTTATGAAATGGAATGAGTCTTTTTTGGTACTCGGAACTCAGTTTGCTGCTGGTGTGTTTTTGAGCACGGCTATAATGCATTTCTTGAGTGATGCTAATGAGACTTTTGAGGATTTGAGTGACAAGGCTTATCCGTTTGCGTTTATGTTGGCGTGTGCGGGGTACTTGTTTACTATGCTTGCTGATTCTGTTATTTCTTATGTTTATGGCAAGCAGAAGACAACTAGTGTTTCTGCTAATGATGTTGAGCTTCAAG GTGATCAGGGTGAAAACCGCGATGACACCAAGATAGCTGTGCCCCATCAG GGTCATCGTGGTTCAGACAACCACTTTGTGAATGCCCCAGCAGCAAGTGCTTCTTCTGTTGGAGATAGTATCTTATTGATTTTTGCGTTATGCTTCCACTCTGTTTTTGAGGGAATTGCCATTGGAGTTGCAGAGACTAAAGCTGATGCGTGGAAAGCCCTCTGGACAATATCATTGCACAAGATATTTGCAGCCATTGCGATGGGAATAGCGCTTCTTAGGATGATTCCTGACCGCCCCCTATTATCATGTGCTGCATATGCTTTTGCTTTTGCCATTTCAACTCCAGTTGGTGTTGGCATTGGAATAGTAATAGATGCCACCACTCAGGGTGCTGTGGCAGATTGGATCTTTGCCATATCAATGAGTTTAGCTTGTGGGGTGTTCATCTATGTATCTATAAATCATCTGCTGACGAAAGGTTACACCCCCCTGAAGTCTGTGAAGGTTGACACTCCACATTACAGATTCTTGGCAGTAACATTGGGTGTTGGGGTGATTGCTGTAGTGATGATATGGGACACCTAA